One Chitinophaga parva DNA segment encodes these proteins:
- a CDS encoding 2,3,4,5-tetrahydropyridine-2,6-dicarboxylate N-succinyltransferase, which translates to MDTKDKIQAAWNDRNLLQDTTYSDAVKNVISCLDKGKMRVAEPIENGWVVNEWVKQAILMYFSIQLMETWQAGPMEYFDKMKLKNNYKDQGVRVVPSAVARYGAYIAKGTILMPSYVNIGAYVDEGTMVDTWATVGSCAQIGKNVHLSGGVGIGGVLEPLQASPVIIEDGVFVGSRCIVVEGVVVEKEAVLGANVVLTGSTKIIDVTGAEPKEYKGRVPARSVVIPGTYAKKFPAGEYQVPCALIIGQRKASTDLKTSLNDTLREFSISV; encoded by the coding sequence ATGGATACAAAAGACAAAATACAGGCGGCCTGGAACGACCGCAACCTGCTGCAAGATACGACATACAGCGATGCCGTGAAAAATGTGATCAGCTGTTTGGACAAAGGCAAGATGCGTGTAGCCGAACCCATAGAAAATGGCTGGGTAGTCAATGAGTGGGTAAAGCAAGCCATCCTCATGTATTTTTCTATTCAGTTGATGGAAACCTGGCAGGCAGGCCCTATGGAGTACTTCGACAAGATGAAGCTGAAGAACAACTACAAGGACCAGGGCGTGCGCGTGGTTCCCTCCGCGGTGGCCCGTTACGGCGCTTACATTGCCAAGGGCACCATCCTGATGCCATCTTATGTGAACATCGGCGCTTATGTAGATGAAGGTACCATGGTGGATACCTGGGCTACTGTAGGCTCCTGTGCCCAGATCGGCAAGAATGTGCACCTGAGCGGTGGCGTGGGCATTGGCGGCGTACTGGAACCGCTGCAGGCCAGCCCCGTGATCATTGAAGACGGTGTGTTTGTAGGCTCCCGCTGCATCGTGGTGGAAGGTGTAGTGGTAGAAAAAGAAGCGGTACTGGGTGCCAACGTGGTACTGACCGGCTCTACCAAGATCATTGATGTAACCGGTGCAGAACCGAAAGAATATAAAGGCCGCGTACCGGCCCGCAGCGTGGTAATTCCCGGCACCTATGCGAAGAAATTCCCCGCGGGTGAATACCAGGTACCCTGTGCGCTGATCATTGGCCAGCGCAAGGCATCCACGGATCTGAAGACGAGCCTGAACGACACCCTGCGCGAGTTTAGCATATCTGTATAA
- a CDS encoding glycosyltransferase family 4 protein — MNIAFDAKRAFQNNTGLGNYSRTLIRSLAAGFPEHQYYLFAPRQTAMFNTAPFPNVHTVLPEKFLHRKLRAVWRSKWVTPELARRGMDLYHGLSHEVPLGIHKSPVKSVVTMHDLIFERYPAQYNPLDVFTYRRKARYAAHAADRIIAISGQTKEDLVSFYHVAPQKIAVCYQSCDPAFAVLHPAGAIAAFREKYALPAQYLLSVGSVIERKNLLRVVQALYQSKCPLPLVVLGNGDDYMKKVKACIAQQGMEQQVIWLNEKARMADAELPLLYQGATALLYVSLFEGFGIPILEALWSGTPVITSRGSCFAETAGNAAIYVDPLSVEEIGKAMHAVIDNTALAIALREKGFAHAQQFTPEKCAAAVMDVYRSLF, encoded by the coding sequence ATGAACATCGCATTCGACGCCAAACGCGCATTCCAGAACAATACCGGCTTAGGCAACTACAGCCGCACCCTTATCCGCTCCCTGGCTGCCGGTTTCCCGGAGCACCAATATTACCTGTTTGCACCCAGGCAGACTGCTATGTTCAACACTGCTCCCTTTCCCAACGTACATACCGTGCTGCCGGAAAAATTCCTGCACCGCAAGCTCCGCGCTGTATGGCGCAGTAAGTGGGTAACGCCGGAACTGGCCCGCCGCGGCATGGACCTCTACCACGGCCTCAGTCATGAAGTGCCCCTGGGCATTCATAAAAGCCCGGTGAAAAGCGTGGTGACCATGCACGACCTCATTTTTGAACGCTATCCCGCACAATATAACCCGCTGGACGTATTCACCTACCGCCGGAAAGCCCGCTACGCGGCCCACGCGGCAGACCGTATCATTGCCATCAGCGGGCAAACAAAGGAAGACCTGGTGTCCTTCTACCACGTAGCGCCACAAAAGATAGCGGTGTGCTACCAGAGTTGCGATCCCGCATTTGCAGTGCTGCATCCGGCCGGTGCCATCGCCGCTTTCCGGGAAAAATATGCATTGCCCGCACAGTACCTGCTCAGTGTAGGTTCCGTGATAGAACGCAAGAACCTCCTGCGGGTGGTACAGGCCCTGTATCAAAGCAAATGCCCGTTGCCGCTGGTAGTGCTGGGTAACGGTGACGACTATATGAAAAAGGTAAAGGCCTGCATTGCGCAGCAAGGCATGGAGCAACAGGTGATCTGGCTCAATGAAAAGGCCCGCATGGCCGATGCAGAACTACCCCTCCTGTACCAGGGCGCTACCGCGCTGCTGTACGTTTCCCTGTTTGAAGGCTTTGGCATTCCCATCCTGGAAGCCCTCTGGAGCGGTACTCCCGTGATCACCTCCCGGGGCTCCTGCTTTGCGGAAACCGCCGGCAATGCAGCCATTTACGTAGATCCGTTATCGGTAGAGGAAATTGGAAAGGCGATGCATGCCGTTATTGACAACACTGCGCTGGCAATAGCGTTGCGGGAAAAAGGCTTTGCGCATGCACAGCAGTTCACGCCGGAAAAATGCGCCGCCGCCGTGATGGATGTTTACCGTTCACTTTTTTAA